The Microbacterium esteraromaticum genome contains the following window.
AACAGCCAGCGGAGGGTCAAACATCACTCGCGAGACCGCGCGGTTGTTCGAGCGGACCAGATTTTCGAGCGCTGAGCCGTACGACGTTTGTCCAGACTCCCTGAATGCTGTCGCAACTGGGTCCAGCGCCTTGCGTGCCCACTCGCCGAACTCGGCCTGGTACTTCTGGCCGAGTGCGGCGCTTTGTGATTGGAACGCAGCAGTGAACGGCGACATCATCCGCTGGCCGGCGATGACGGCTGCCTCATGCAGCGGATGCTGAGGGTCCGCTTCGATCTTCGCGACATCTGCCAAGGGCATGTTCCAGAGCTTCCACACTGCCCGCATGTGTTCCTGATCGCGCTCATCGTCGGTCATGGCTCCGAGCGTATCGTCCACTCGCTTCCCGGCACGGCGCCGGGTCACCCCGCAGAGCCGGGGACAACCAAAGGAGATGATCATGGCAGAGTCCAAGCGTCCCGAACCGACCGCCGAGGACCGCGCACGCGCACGGTTCATCACCGCCTCCACTGGCCAGCCACCGACCGATGAGCAGCGCGACGCCGTCCGACAGCTCAGCAACCTCGTTGTCGAGCTCGCCGTCGCGATCGAGGAACTCACGCCCCGATCCCGGAACCAGTCCCTCGCGCTGACCGCGCTGGAGGACGTGCAGATGCGCGCGAACCGTGCGATCTTCGCTACGGGGCCGAGCGCATGACCACGCACCGCAAGCGCGAATCGGTCGACGTGATGGCCCGCGTGATCGTCGGTGTGATCATCCTCGCCCTCGTCGCCGGCGTCGTCGGCGTCCGCCTTGCCATCACGGGCGGGGACGTCGGGTGCGTGTTCGCTCAGGATCCGGCGCTGTGCGTCGCGCTGAAGGGAGTCGAACGATGATCCGCCGTCTGCTCGTGGCGCTCTCCACCCGACGTTGCCGGGGTTGCTGGGCCTCTTCGCCGCACACGCATCACCTGACGTGGATCGGCCGCCGGAGGTACACGTGAGTGCCCCGGAGCGGTTCCGCAAGAAGCCGGTCGAGATTGAGGCGATGTGGCTCGGCGCGTATATGGACTCTCAGGCGATCGTCAATTGGATCAGGGCAAACGGCGGAGAGGCTTCGGCGTACAACACCGACGGCGGAACCGGTCCCGTCGCTCTGTTCATCCACACACTCGAAGGACAGATGCGGGCGGACATCGGCGACTGGATCATCCGGGGCGTGCAGGGCGAGTTCTACCCGTGCAAGCCGGACATCTTCGAGCAGACGTATCAGCGGCCGTCGGCGGCGACCCCAGCCGTAAAGCAGACTCCGCTGCAGCGCCTTGACGACGCCATTCACAACTTCGTGGAGCAGACCGGCGGCGAGGGGAAAACCGTAAGCGGTTGGGTGCTCGGCACCGCAACATCGCGGATCGATTTCTCGGATGATGATCTGCTCCCTCTCCGTAGCGGTGAGACGTACGCGATCGGCCCGCAGACAGCCGTCGTGACCGCTGCCGGTCTCGCCCGATTCCTGTCGGTCACTATCGAGCACGCCATGCTCGACGCGAACGACGACTGAACGTCCAGAGGCTGTCTCCTCCCCGGTTTGAGGGTCGCATCCACCCGAGAAGACGAGAACGGATGCACTGCGCGCGCCAGGAACTGGCACAGACTGCCACCCGGTGCGAGTCGGGTCGCGCGCACCAACCAGGCGAGGAGGTGGACCCCGTGAGCTGGATGCAATTCGAATGCCCCGGATGCGGCGAACCCGTCCCGTCACTGTTCGGGAGCATCTTCCACTGCGACCCGTACGAACCGATCGACGAGATCGACCCCACAGACCAGGGAGGGGCGTCAACGCGGCTCGAGAATCCCGCGAAGGCTCCCACGAAGCCGAACCTCCGCTGAGGACTACCTGCGCCCCTCCCCCACACGATCCCCGGAAGGGAGCCCCATCATGCCGCTGCCCACCGGGAACGTCACATGGCCACCGGCCGAGT
Protein-coding sequences here:
- a CDS encoding DUF7681 family protein, with amino-acid sequence MAESKRPEPTAEDRARARFITASTGQPPTDEQRDAVRQLSNLVVELAVAIEELTPRSRNQSLALTALEDVQMRANRAIFATGPSA